A genomic window from Flavobacterium hankyongi includes:
- a CDS encoding DUF7619 domain-containing protein, producing MKKIYFLLLALCLFTKANSQIINFPDPIFKERLVNSTALNYRATDLSGNYFAIDSNGDGEIQISEASQVKSIELSYYNGDGLGITSLVGINEFPNLVSFGCSDASLSSLDIHGLQHLENLFTENSGLNTVTVYDLPQLKYLQLEHNNLSDLSLNNFPNLKWIYCGYNSLTNLDLSMLTGLERILCNNNQLVSINMKNGISQTIVSGTVINGFYENPTLRYVCVDDSELTYVQNKISALPYGALVSVNSYCDFVPGGQYYTIQGNNKFDENNNGCDVLDFALNNLKFNITNGSNSGNLIANTSGNYNIPVQTGTYTITPVFENPAYFTASPSSVNVTFPVQANPFNQDFCVIATGVNPDLEVTSFAATPALPGTHVMYILSYKNKGNTTQSGTVNLVFNDAVLDFVDSTPATSSQTVNNLSWNFTNLRPFEKRRILLSFITNSPSDTPPLNSGDVLNYTATITSAATDDLPNDNTFVFNQVVVNSFDPNDKTCLEGATITPDKVGDYVHYMIRFENNGTANAHNIMVKDMIDANKFDVNSLIAIDGSHEFFTRINGNKVEFIFENINLPFDDANNGGYVAFKIKTKPTLINGDTFSNTASIYFDYNLPIVTNTATTTIAALNRQDFEFANYFKLYPNPVHDVLNINSKEDIEISSISIYNTLGQLVLVVPNAQNTKTVNVSNMPSGNYFIKINSSKGSSNTKFIKQ from the coding sequence ATGAAGAAAATCTACTTTTTATTATTGGCATTGTGCCTTTTTACCAAAGCAAATTCCCAAATTATTAATTTTCCTGACCCAATTTTTAAAGAAAGATTGGTAAATTCTACTGCATTAAATTATCGTGCAACAGATTTATCAGGTAATTATTTCGCTATTGATAGTAATGGAGATGGTGAAATTCAAATTTCTGAGGCATCGCAAGTTAAAAGCATTGAACTTTCGTATTATAATGGTGATGGACTTGGAATTACTTCATTGGTTGGTATTAATGAGTTTCCTAATCTGGTTTCTTTTGGATGCAGTGATGCAAGTCTATCAAGTTTAGATATTCATGGATTGCAACATTTAGAAAATTTATTTACTGAAAATTCTGGATTAAATACCGTTACAGTTTATGATTTACCTCAACTAAAATACTTACAACTTGAACATAATAATCTTTCTGATTTATCTTTAAATAATTTTCCCAATTTGAAATGGATTTATTGTGGTTACAACAGTCTCACAAATTTAGATTTATCTATGTTGACAGGTCTAGAGAGAATCTTGTGTAACAACAATCAATTAGTAAGCATTAATATGAAAAATGGTATAAGTCAAACTATTGTAAGTGGTACAGTTATTAATGGCTTTTATGAAAATCCAACATTGAGATATGTTTGTGTAGATGACTCCGAGTTAACCTATGTTCAAAATAAGATTTCAGCACTTCCATATGGTGCATTAGTATCAGTGAATTCGTATTGTGATTTTGTTCCTGGTGGACAATATTATACAATTCAAGGGAATAATAAATTTGATGAAAATAATAATGGTTGTGATGTTTTAGATTTTGCCTTAAATAATTTAAAATTTAATATCACTAACGGAAGTAATTCAGGAAATTTAATTGCTAATACTTCAGGAAATTATAATATCCCCGTTCAAACAGGTACATACACAATTACTCCTGTTTTTGAAAATCCAGCTTATTTTACAGCTTCCCCATCTTCGGTAAATGTTACATTTCCTGTACAGGCGAATCCTTTTAATCAAGATTTTTGTGTGATAGCAACTGGTGTTAATCCTGATTTGGAAGTTACTTCATTTGCTGCTACTCCAGCACTTCCAGGGACTCATGTAATGTATATATTGAGTTATAAAAACAAAGGAAATACAACGCAATCTGGTACAGTAAATTTAGTTTTTAATGATGCTGTTTTAGATTTTGTAGATTCTACTCCAGCAACTTCATCTCAAACTGTAAATAATTTATCTTGGAATTTTACCAATTTAAGACCCTTTGAGAAAAGAAGAATTCTATTATCATTTATTACAAATTCTCCTTCAGACACTCCTCCTTTAAATAGTGGTGATGTACTAAACTACACAGCAACCATTACTTCAGCAGCAACTGATGATTTACCAAATGATAACACTTTTGTTTTTAATCAAGTGGTTGTTAACTCATTTGACCCAAATGATAAAACTTGTTTAGAAGGTGCTACAATTACTCCTGATAAAGTTGGTGATTATGTTCATTATATGATTCGTTTCGAAAACAATGGAACTGCAAATGCACACAATATTATGGTTAAGGATATGATTGATGCAAATAAGTTTGATGTCAATTCTTTAATAGCAATTGACGGAAGTCACGAATTTTTTACTAGAATTAACGGTAATAAAGTTGAATTTATTTTTGAGAATATCAATCTGCCTTTTGATGATGCCAATAACGGTGGTTATGTAGCCTTCAAAATTAAAACCAAGCCAACTTTAATAAACGGAGATACTTTTAGCAATACTGCAAGTATTTATTTTGATTATAATTTGCCAATCGTGACTAACACTGCAACAACGACAATTGCAGCATTAAATCGTCAGGATTTTGAATTTGCTAATTATTTTAAATTGTATCCTAATCCAGTGCATGATGTTTTAAATATCAATTCTAAAGAAGACATTGAAATTTCTTCGATTAGTATTTACAATACTTTAGGGCAATTGGTTTTAGTAGTACCAAACGCTCAAAATACAAAAACGGTTAATGTTTCTAATATGCCGTCAGGGAATTATTTTATCAAAATAAATTCAAGTAAAGGAAGTAGTAATACGAAATTTATTAAACAATAA
- a CDS encoding DUF7619 domain-containing protein, giving the protein MRKLYFLLTALCLFTSVNAQIINFPDANFKAKLLAASPSNTIAQNLSGSDFKIDANSNGQIEISEALQVKKLSLAGGFLPITDLTGILYFSNIEVLNCGHLQLTSLNLNGLVKLKYLECFYNNLTSLDLSGVPNLVNLKCSSNSLLSSLNVAGLINLKTLDCSFGNLTSLNLSGLINLISLDCQQNEINQLSVIGLSNLVDVNCSMNNLSSLFIKNGNPSAWNSLYFSSNPNLRYICADDEDIVLVQNNISQWGLTNCHVNTYCSFTPEGTYYTIQGNNKFDVNNNGCDASDISLPNLKFSIINGSNTGSLIANTSGNYYILVQAGTHTVIPVFENPSYFTVSPASVNVTFPTQASPFTQNFCVTANGVHPDLEIIILPVNVARPGFDAKYKLIYKNKGNITQSGTVNLAFNDAVLDFVSANPVVTTQTINNLFWNFTNLLPFETREITFTLNVNSPMETPAVNSGDVLNYAATVTSPTTDDLPNDNTFVFNQTVVNSFDPNDKTCLEGATISPSKVGDYVNYMIRFENNGTANAQNIVVKDMIDTTKFDINSLVPIKGSHSFVTNITSGNKVEFIFENINLPFNDANNDGYVSFKIKTKPTLTNGDTFSNTASIYFDYNFPIVTNTATTTIQALSRQDFDFSSYFKLYPNPVSNNLNIEAKDTIEISSISIYNTLGQLVLVVPNAQNIKTVDVSNLSSGNYFIKINSDKGTSNTKFIKN; this is encoded by the coding sequence TTGAGAAAACTCTACTTTTTACTTACTGCTTTGTGTCTTTTTACTAGTGTTAATGCACAAATTATCAATTTTCCTGATGCTAATTTTAAAGCTAAGTTGTTAGCGGCCAGCCCAAGTAATACAATTGCTCAAAATTTATCAGGATCTGATTTTAAAATAGATGCAAATTCAAATGGACAAATTGAAATTAGTGAAGCTTTACAAGTAAAAAAACTAAGTTTAGCAGGTGGTTTTTTACCTATAACAGATTTGACTGGTATTTTATATTTTTCTAATATCGAAGTTTTAAATTGTGGTCATTTACAGTTAACCTCATTAAATTTGAATGGATTAGTTAAGTTAAAGTATCTTGAATGTTTTTATAATAATTTGACTTCTCTAGATCTGAGCGGGGTTCCGAATCTTGTGAATCTAAAATGTTCTTCAAACAGTCTTTTGTCTTCATTGAATGTTGCAGGTTTAATTAACCTTAAGACATTAGATTGCTCTTTTGGTAATTTAACATCTTTGAATTTAAGTGGTTTAATTAATTTGATAAGTTTAGATTGTCAGCAAAATGAAATCAATCAATTAAGTGTTATTGGTTTGAGTAATCTAGTAGATGTAAATTGTTCAATGAATAATCTTTCGAGTCTATTTATAAAAAATGGAAATCCTAGTGCATGGAATAGTTTATATTTTTCGAGTAATCCAAATCTTCGATACATATGTGCTGATGATGAAGATATTGTGCTTGTACAAAATAATATTTCACAATGGGGATTAACTAACTGCCATGTAAATACTTATTGTTCATTTACACCAGAAGGAACATATTATACAATTCAAGGAAACAATAAATTCGACGTAAACAATAACGGTTGTGATGCTTCGGATATAAGTTTGCCAAATTTAAAATTTAGTATTATTAACGGAAGTAATACTGGAAGTTTAATAGCTAATACTTCGGGAAACTATTATATTCTTGTTCAGGCGGGTACACATACTGTAATACCAGTTTTTGAGAATCCTTCTTACTTTACAGTTTCTCCAGCTTCAGTAAATGTTACATTTCCAACACAAGCGAGTCCGTTTACTCAAAATTTTTGTGTAACTGCTAACGGTGTTCATCCGGATTTAGAAATTATTATTTTACCAGTTAATGTGGCTAGACCTGGTTTTGATGCAAAATATAAATTGATTTATAAAAACAAAGGAAATATTACACAATCAGGAACGGTTAATTTAGCTTTTAATGATGCTGTTTTAGATTTTGTTTCAGCAAATCCAGTTGTAACAACTCAAACTATAAATAATCTATTTTGGAATTTTACGAATTTATTGCCATTTGAAACTAGAGAAATTACTTTTACTTTGAATGTTAACTCTCCAATGGAAACACCTGCAGTTAATAGTGGTGATGTTTTAAATTATGCTGCTACAGTTACTTCACCAACAACAGATGATTTACCAAATGATAATACCTTTGTATTTAATCAAACAGTTGTAAACTCTTTTGATCCAAATGATAAAACCTGTTTAGAAGGAGCTACAATTTCTCCAAGTAAAGTTGGAGATTATGTCAATTATATGATTCGTTTTGAAAATAATGGGACTGCAAATGCGCAAAATATTGTAGTAAAAGACATGATTGATACAACAAAATTTGATATCAATTCATTAGTGCCAATAAAAGGTAGCCATTCATTTGTGACAAATATTACATCAGGAAATAAAGTTGAATTTATTTTTGAGAACATCAATCTTCCGTTTAATGATGCAAACAATGATGGTTATGTATCTTTTAAAATTAAAACCAAACCAACTTTAACTAACGGAGATACTTTTAGTAATACAGCAAGTATTTATTTTGATTATAATTTCCCAATTGTAACAAATACAGCAACTACTACTATTCAAGCGTTAAGTCGTCAGGATTTTGATTTCTCCAGTTATTTTAAGTTATATCCAAATCCAGTTAGTAACAATTTGAATATTGAGGCAAAAGACACAATTGAAATAAGTTCAATAAGTATATACAATACTCTAGGGCAATTAGTTTTAGTTGTACCAAATGCACAAAACATAAAAACCGTAGATGTTTCAAATTTGAGTTCAGGAAATTATTTTATCAAAATAAATTCAGATAAAGGAACTTCAAATACGAAGTTTATTAAAAATTAA
- the rpsA gene encoding 30S ribosomal protein S1, which produces MSELNKTQEDFLSTFNWHNYAEGIDAVDEKNLREFEELVAKTFISTDQEEVVEGVVVRITERDAIVDINAKSEGVISLNEFRYNPNLKVGDKVEVLIDVREDKTGQLVLSHRKARTIKAWDRVIAANETGEIVNGFVKCRTKGGMIVDVFGIEAFLPGSQIDVKPIRDYDQYVNKMMEFKVVKINHEFKNVVVSHKALIEADIEVQKKEIIGQLEKGQVLEGVVKNITSYGVFIDLGGVDGLIHITDLSWSRINHPSEVLELDQKLNVVILDFDDEKTRIQLGLKQLNAHPWDALDANLKVGDKVKGKVVVLADYGAFIEVAEGVEGLIHVSEMSWSTHLRSAQDFVKIGDTVEAVILTLDREERKMSLGIKQMTQDPWTDITAKYPVGSKHTGTVRNFTNFGIFVELEEGIDGLVYISDLSWTKKIKHPSEFINVGEKLDVVVLELDVDGRKLSLGHKQTTANPWDKHEDAFAVGTIHNGVIAEIVDKGATVDFGDDVVAFIPTRHLEKEDGKKLKKGEAADFKVIEFNKEFKRVVASHTAIFREEEEKNVKSSNENNTSSSNNAPASTLGDIDALAELKAKMEKGGK; this is translated from the coding sequence ATGTCTGAATTAAACAAAACACAAGAGGATTTTTTATCAACTTTTAACTGGCATAATTATGCTGAAGGAATTGATGCTGTTGATGAAAAAAACTTAAGAGAATTTGAAGAATTAGTTGCTAAAACTTTTATTTCAACTGATCAAGAAGAAGTAGTAGAAGGAGTAGTTGTAAGAATTACAGAAAGAGATGCTATCGTTGATATCAACGCTAAATCTGAAGGTGTAATTTCTTTAAACGAATTCCGTTACAATCCAAACTTAAAAGTAGGAGACAAAGTTGAGGTATTAATTGACGTTCGTGAGGACAAAACAGGTCAATTAGTATTATCTCACCGTAAAGCTCGTACTATCAAAGCTTGGGATAGAGTTATTGCTGCAAATGAAACAGGAGAAATCGTTAATGGTTTCGTAAAATGTCGTACTAAAGGTGGTATGATCGTTGATGTATTTGGTATCGAAGCTTTCTTACCAGGTTCTCAAATCGATGTTAAACCTATCCGTGATTACGATCAATATGTAAACAAAATGATGGAATTCAAAGTGGTTAAAATCAACCATGAATTCAAAAACGTTGTTGTTTCTCACAAAGCGCTTATCGAAGCTGATATTGAAGTACAGAAAAAAGAAATTATTGGTCAATTAGAAAAAGGACAAGTATTAGAAGGTGTTGTTAAAAACATTACTTCTTACGGTGTATTCATTGACTTAGGAGGTGTTGACGGATTAATCCACATTACGGATTTATCTTGGTCTAGAATTAACCACCCAAGTGAAGTTCTTGAATTAGATCAAAAATTAAACGTTGTAATCCTTGATTTCGATGATGAGAAAACAAGAATCCAATTAGGTTTAAAACAATTAAACGCTCACCCATGGGATGCTTTAGATGCTAACTTAAAAGTTGGTGACAAAGTGAAAGGTAAAGTTGTTGTTTTAGCTGATTACGGTGCTTTCATCGAAGTTGCTGAAGGAGTAGAAGGTTTAATCCACGTTTCTGAAATGTCTTGGTCTACACACTTACGTTCAGCTCAAGATTTCGTAAAAATTGGAGATACAGTTGAGGCAGTTATCTTAACTCTTGATAGAGAGGAAAGAAAAATGTCTTTAGGTATCAAACAAATGACTCAAGATCCATGGACAGATATTACTGCTAAATACCCAGTAGGTTCTAAACATACAGGTACAGTAAGAAACTTTACTAACTTTGGTATCTTCGTAGAATTAGAAGAAGGAATTGATGGATTAGTTTACATCTCTGACTTATCTTGGACTAAGAAAATCAAACATCCATCTGAATTCATCAATGTTGGTGAAAAATTAGATGTAGTAGTATTAGAATTAGATGTTGACGGACGTAAATTATCTTTAGGTCACAAACAAACTACTGCTAATCCTTGGGATAAACACGAAGATGCTTTCGCTGTAGGAACTATCCACAACGGTGTAATTGCTGAAATCGTTGACAAAGGAGCTACTGTAGATTTCGGAGATGATGTAGTTGCATTTATTCCAACTCGTCACTTAGAAAAAGAAGATGGTAAAAAATTGAAAAAAGGTGAAGCTGCTGATTTCAAAGTAATTGAATTCAATAAAGAATTCAAAAGAGTAGTAGCATCTCACACAGCTATCTTCCGTGAAGAAGAAGAGAAAAATGTGAAATCATCTAATGAAAACAATACTTCTTCAAGCAACAATGCACCAGCATCTACATTAGGAGATATCGATGCATTAGCTGAATTAAAAGCTAAAATGGAAAAAGGAGGAAAATAA
- a CDS encoding nucleoside permease yields MNIKFRLTLMSFLQFFVWGAWLITVGNYWFGTKQWSGAEFGAIFSTLGISSIIMPAITGIIADKWLNAERLYGILHIIGGLFIAYLPQVEDPSTFYWVIFGAMMCYMPTISLSNSVAYTILKNSDYDVIKVFPPIRVWGTVGFIVAMWITNLTGNKASVNMFYISAFAAFVLGAYSFTLPQCKPQNLIDEDATLTKKLGLDAFKLFGTYKMALFFIFSMFLGGALQLTNMYGDTYLSEFEKIPQYANSFVVKYSTIIMSISQISETLFILAIPFFLKRFGIKQVMLISMLAWVLRFGLFAYGDPAGGLWMIILSCIVYGMAFDFFNISGSLFVETTTSSRMRSSAQGLFMMMTNGFGAFFGGLISGKVIDTYYTVDGQRDWHGIWFAFAIYALIIAIAFAILFKHKHNPKDVENITH; encoded by the coding sequence ATGAATATTAAGTTTAGATTAACGTTAATGAGCTTTCTTCAATTCTTTGTGTGGGGAGCTTGGTTAATTACAGTAGGAAATTATTGGTTCGGGACAAAACAATGGAGCGGAGCAGAATTTGGAGCCATTTTTTCTACACTTGGAATTTCTTCTATTATTATGCCTGCAATTACAGGTATTATTGCTGATAAATGGTTAAATGCAGAAAGATTATATGGAATCTTGCACATTATAGGTGGGTTATTTATCGCTTATCTTCCGCAAGTTGAAGATCCTTCAACATTTTATTGGGTTATTTTTGGTGCGATGATGTGCTATATGCCTACTATTTCGTTATCAAACTCAGTAGCATATACAATTCTTAAAAATAGTGACTACGATGTAATTAAAGTTTTTCCTCCTATTAGAGTTTGGGGAACTGTTGGTTTTATTGTAGCCATGTGGATAACAAATTTAACAGGGAATAAAGCATCTGTTAATATGTTTTATATCTCAGCTTTTGCAGCATTTGTTTTAGGGGCTTATTCGTTTACATTACCGCAATGTAAGCCGCAAAACTTAATTGATGAAGATGCGACTCTTACAAAAAAATTAGGATTAGACGCATTTAAATTATTTGGGACATATAAAATGGCACTGTTTTTCATCTTCTCAATGTTTTTGGGAGGTGCATTACAGTTAACAAATATGTATGGAGATACTTATTTGTCAGAATTTGAAAAAATTCCTCAGTATGCAAATTCATTCGTAGTAAAATATTCTACTATTATAATGTCGATTTCTCAAATATCTGAGACACTATTCATTTTAGCAATTCCTTTCTTTTTAAAACGTTTTGGTATAAAGCAAGTGATGTTGATTTCAATGTTGGCTTGGGTGTTACGTTTTGGTTTGTTTGCTTATGGCGATCCTGCTGGTGGATTATGGATGATTATTCTTTCTTGTATCGTTTATGGAATGGCATTTGACTTCTTTAATATATCAGGGTCATTGTTTGTAGAAACTACTACAAGTTCTAGAATGCGTTCATCGGCTCAAGGTTTATTCATGATGATGACCAATGGTTTTGGGGCTTTTTTTGGAGGTTTGATAAGTGGTAAAGTTATTGATACTTATTATACTGTAGATGGTCAACGAGATTGGCATGGTATATGGTTCGCATTTGCTATTTATGCATTAATCATTGCAATTGCTTTTGCAATATTATTTAAACACAAGCACAATCCTAAAGATGTAGAAAATATCACACATTAA
- the cmk gene encoding (d)CMP kinase: MKKITIAIDGFSSTGKSTLAKQVAKQLGYVYVDTGAMYRAVTLFAMQNNLIDEIDFNKEELIKRLSEIHLSFQFNPQLGFAEMYLNNVNVEKQIRTLEVSNFVSQIAEVSQVRAMLVKQQQQMGKDKGVVMDGRDIGTVVFPNAELKIFMNASPDVRAQRRYDELSEKGQLVSYDRVLENVMQRDYIDTHREDSPLVKADDAIEIDNSYLSREEQFKKVLELVNNI, translated from the coding sequence ATGAAAAAAATAACGATAGCCATCGATGGTTTTTCTTCAACAGGGAAAAGTACTTTAGCAAAACAAGTTGCCAAACAATTAGGCTATGTATATGTAGATACAGGAGCAATGTACAGAGCTGTAACATTGTTTGCAATGCAAAACAATTTAATTGATGAAATAGATTTTAATAAAGAAGAGTTAATAAAAAGACTTTCTGAAATTCATTTAAGCTTTCAATTCAATCCACAATTAGGTTTTGCCGAAATGTATTTAAATAATGTAAATGTCGAAAAGCAGATCAGAACACTAGAAGTATCAAACTTTGTAAGTCAAATTGCAGAGGTGTCTCAAGTAAGAGCTATGTTGGTTAAGCAACAACAACAAATGGGTAAAGACAAAGGTGTTGTGATGGATGGAAGAGATATTGGTACTGTAGTATTTCCAAATGCAGAATTAAAAATTTTCATGAATGCGAGCCCAGATGTTCGTGCCCAAAGACGTTATGATGAACTTTCAGAAAAAGGACAATTGGTTTCCTATGATAGAGTTCTTGAAAACGTTATGCAACGCGATTATATAGATACTCACAGAGAAGATTCACCACTTGTCAAAGCGGATGATGCTATCGAAATAGATAATTCTTATTTAAGTAGAGAAGAACAATTTAAGAAAGTACTTGAATTAGTTAATAATATTTAG
- the porQ gene encoding type IX secretion system protein PorQ, with amino-acid sequence MQNKLTFLFLLFITHSAFSQVGGENVYQFLNLISSPRQAALGGKTITTYDYDVNQPLFNPASINEEMNGRLALNYSNYLGDVNYGTASYAYTYDKHVNTFHAGVTYINYGKFDGRNEFGEATGSFSGGEVALSLGYAYNVPWTNLYFGANAKFISSTLESYQSFGAAVDLGAIYVDDKNDINYGLVVRNFGTQITTYNGVNEKLPFEVIAGISQELENVPVRWHLTLENLQRWKVAFSNPARSEQTIDGGVQEEKVGFLANAFRHVIFGVEILPQRAINFRLSYNFRRAAELKIVDQRTFSGISAGFGIRFNKFRFDYSYSRYTSASNTSQFGLMINL; translated from the coding sequence ATGCAAAACAAATTAACCTTTCTCTTCTTGTTGTTTATAACTCACTCGGCTTTTTCACAAGTTGGAGGAGAGAATGTTTATCAGTTTTTAAATTTAATTTCATCACCACGTCAAGCGGCCTTGGGAGGAAAAACAATCACTACTTACGATTATGATGTAAACCAACCGTTATTTAATCCAGCTTCAATTAATGAAGAAATGAATGGTCGATTGGCACTCAATTACTCTAATTATTTGGGCGATGTAAATTATGGAACAGCTTCGTATGCCTATACATACGACAAGCACGTGAATACCTTTCATGCAGGTGTAACCTATATAAATTACGGAAAATTTGATGGACGAAATGAGTTTGGTGAAGCAACGGGTAGTTTTTCTGGAGGTGAAGTTGCTTTGTCATTAGGATACGCTTACAATGTACCTTGGACAAATTTATATTTTGGTGCTAATGCTAAATTTATATCATCAACATTAGAAAGTTATCAATCTTTTGGAGCAGCTGTAGACTTAGGAGCTATTTATGTAGATGATAAAAATGATATAAATTATGGTTTGGTGGTTCGTAATTTTGGAACACAAATTACGACTTACAATGGCGTAAATGAAAAATTACCATTTGAAGTAATTGCTGGAATCTCTCAAGAATTAGAAAATGTTCCTGTTCGTTGGCATTTAACACTTGAAAATCTTCAAAGATGGAAAGTAGCTTTTTCGAATCCTGCTAGAAGTGAACAAACTATAGATGGGGGAGTTCAGGAAGAAAAAGTAGGTTTTTTGGCAAATGCTTTCCGCCACGTGATTTTTGGTGTCGAAATACTTCCACAAAGAGCCATCAACTTTAGATTAAGCTACAATTTCCGTAGAGCAGCCGAACTTAAAATTGTAGACCAACGTACGTTTTCTGGAATTTCTGCAGGATTTGGAATTCGCTTTAATAAATTCAGATTCGATTATTCTTACTCACGATATACATCTGCATCAAATACTAGCCAATTTGGTTTGATGATTAATTTGTAG